One genomic segment of candidate division KSB1 bacterium includes these proteins:
- a CDS encoding T9SS type A sorting domain-containing protein, with protein MKLLKMRILLFLFGVIGMLANPVSAQIKISNSVFGNGAAVVSDTNNTIIATIGQPVIGVAANASNTVSSGFWYVTGSVIVTSVEELPGTLPTEFRLYQNYPNPFNPTTTIQFDLPEPSEVTIIIFDIQGREVTTLLQEQRESGVHKVTLEASDIPSGVYFYRIHSSSGKTKNFVQTKKFVLLK; from the coding sequence ATGAAACTCTTAAAAATGAGAATATTGTTATTCCTGTTTGGCGTCATTGGGATGCTGGCAAATCCCGTTTCAGCCCAAATTAAAATTTCTAACAGTGTTTTTGGTAACGGCGCTGCTGTTGTGTCGGATACCAATAATACAATTATTGCCACCATCGGTCAGCCGGTTATAGGTGTTGCAGCAAATGCCAGCAACACAGTTAGCTCTGGTTTCTGGTATGTAACTGGCTCTGTTATCGTAACCAGTGTTGAAGAACTCCCAGGAACATTGCCGACAGAATTCAGGTTGTATCAAAACTACCCCAATCCTTTCAATCCAACTACGACTATCCAGTTTGACCTACCCGAGCCTTCGGAAGTTACGATTATAATCTTTGATATCCAGGGAAGAGAGGTTACAACACTTTTACAGGAACAACGAGAGTCTGGTGTACATAAAGTGACGCTGGAAGCTTCCGATATACCCAGCGGCGTCTATTTTTATCGTATTCATTCTTCATCAGGTAAAACAAAGAATTTTGTGCAAACGAAGAAATTCGTTCTGTTAAAGTAG